Part of the Sphingobium sp. TKS genome is shown below.
CACCGGCAAGACCCATGCCGCGCTCGCGCTGGGCCTGGCGGCCTGCCAGAAGGGGTTCACGGTCGCGTTCACCACCGCCGCCGCACTGGTCAACCAACTCATGGAGGCGCGCGACGAGCGCCGGCTGCTCAAGCTCCAGCGCGAGCTTGCCGCGGTCAAGCTGCTGATCGTCGATGAGCTGGGCTATGTGCCGCTGACGGCGACCGGCGCCGAACTGCTGTTCGAGGTCTTCTCGCAGCGCTACGAGCGCGGCTCGACCATCGTCACGTCCAACCTGCCCTTCGAGGACTGGACACAGGTCCTGGGCTCCGAACGGCTCACCGGCGCGCTGCTCGACCGGCTGACCCACCACGTCAGTATTCTGACCATGAACGGCGACAGCTACCGGCTGAAGCAGTCCGCCGGCCGCCGCCGATCCGCCGCCAGGGCGGAGCAATACCCGGCCAGCGACACCATCGACCCGGACACCGGCCAGATCACCACCACCTGATCGGCAAAGACAACAATGATATGAAGAGGGCCCCGATCGGGGCCCTCTTCATATCATCATCCCTGCATCAACAATGGCCTGCTTTTACTCCGCCCCGCTGGCTTGGAATCAGACCGCCGTTGACAGCCTGGGTTCACCCGCATATTGTCGCGCAATCGCGAGCTCGGGAAGGTTACCCGAGAACGTCGTCTGAGTCCGGCGGCATTCGTAAAAGCCCTAATGGCCCCATCCTGGAACCGCCGATAGCCTTTGAGTGCTGGCTGGAATCGGGGAACAGGGTCCGGCCAGATGACGTTGATAGCAACAGTCGGAATGAGCGCCGCCGGTAGCGGGGAGACGGACGGCAACAGGAGGTTTTCCTATGTCTGCCGTATCTGCCTTTCCATCCTTCTCCCAGCCCCGAATGTCCGCGAAGACATCCGGCGTCGTCGCGTGCATCGATTGCACCGATCGCAACGCGTGGATCTATCCACACGCTCTTGCTCTGGCTTCAACGCTCGACGTTCCGGTAACGCTGCTTCAGGTCTTGGACAGAGACGCGTCGCCCGACGCACGGCCTGACCCCATCGAGTGCAATCTTCGTCGCCGCGAGGCCATGCGGGTGCTCGATCGTTGTGCTGCGACGATCGAACCGTCCTCATCTCAAACGACCATTGAGCTCGCAGAAGGACCGGCGGCGGAGGAAATCTGCCGGTACGTGCGGGAGTGTGACGAAGGGATGGTCGTGCTGGGCAGGCGCGGACGAAAGGAAGCCGGCCGCGACGGCGTGGGGGGCACGGTCCACAAGGTGCTGTCCCAGGCACCAGGCCCTGTCCTGCTTGTTCCGGTGGAAGCGCCCGTCCCGGGTTCGGCCTATCGACGGATCGTGGTGCCGCTCGATGGCTCGCGCTGGGCCGAAAGCGTGCTGCCCCTTGCGGTGCGCCTCGCGAAGGCAGCCGACGCCGAGCTGCTGCTCGTTCATGTCGTCCCCACGCCCGAAATGATCCAGGCGCGACCCCTGGAAACCGAAGACGAGACGCTGCGCGAAAACCTGATCGAACGCAACGAGCAGGCCGCGCGCAGCTATCTGGATCGGACCAGGTCCAATCTTTCGGCGATGGGCCTTCGCGCTCGCGCGATTGTCATCCGTGGCGGCGACGTTCGCGACACGCTTTGCGCGTTGGTCGATCGCGAAGCGGCTGATCTCGCGGTGATGTCCGCACGCGGGCACGGGCATCAGCATGTCAGGGACGTCCCGTACGGAACGGTTGCCTCCTATCTGATGGCCCATTGCAGTGTCCCGATGCTCGTCCTGCCTTCGGCGAGCCGCAAGGCGCAAATGACTTCGCCTGCCGCCAGCCAGAGCGTGAGATTGCCAACGGCCATTCAGGTCTGATTGATGGCCGATTATGAGGAGCGCGATCCGCTCGCCGGGGCGGCGGAGGAGGTCGCCGACCGTCATCACCTGACAGGACTGCTCGGCAAGTCGGTGCCGCTGCCCGCATGGGCGCATCTCGAGGAGATGAAGACGTGGCTGAGGCAGGCCCGACAGGCGGCCGCCAAGGCCGACAAGCGCGCAGGCGCCGCGGCTGAATGGCTGCTCGACAACGATTATCAGATACAACGCGCCATCCTGCAGATCCGCGAGGATCTTCCCGAAGAGTTCTACGCGAAACTTCCGGCGATCTCCGGGGACGGGCTCGGTCGCCCTCGCGTGCATCAGCTTGCCCATGCCTTGCTGCAGGCTTCTCACCTGCAGGTCTCGCTGAATGGCGCGGTGCTGTTCGTAGAACAATATCAAAAGACGATGCCGCTCAGCATCGCCGAGACCTGGGCCTTCCCGACCATGCTGCGCATAGTCTGCCTGGAATTGCTCATCGGAGGTTTCAGCCACCTCTTCCCGGAGGTCGAGCCGCCCTTTGAGATCGTCGAGACGCCCGACACGGCGATGGTTGGTTTTGACGATACGGAATGCGTCGCGCGCGCAATCGCGAACCTTGGCGTGATCGCGACGATTCAATGGAACGACTTCTTCGATCGAACGAGCCAGGTCGAAGCCATCCTCCGGCGCGACCCGGCAGGCGTCTATCCACATATGGACTTCGATACGCGCGATCGATATCGCCATGCGGTCGAGCAGCTTGCCGACCAGTCGGGACTCCCGGAATGGGATGTCGCCGAGCGTGCCTTGCGCCAGTGCCATAGCAGCGACGAAGCGCCATCGGGCCATGTAGGCTTCTGGCTCATCGATATCGGACGGCCTGCCTTTGCCGACGCGATCGATCCTCGTCCATGGACGCCGGGCTCGATATTGCGACGCGCGCTGCGTTATCCAGGCCTGCTTTATGCAGCCGCCTTGCTGCTCGCGGGCCTTGCGGGCTTTGCTCTACCCGCAGCCTATCTGGTTTCCACCGGCGCCACCGCCGGATCCTGGCTTCTAGGGATCGCGCTCACCCTGCTACCCGCATCGATCCTGAGCATCACCTTCGTCAATTGGCTCGTGACCCACATCGTTCGGCCGAACGTACTCCCCAAGCTCGATTTCAAGGAAGGCATCCCCGAAAGTTCGGCGACGGCAGTCGTGATGCCTGTCTTGGTCGCGCGATTGTCGGACATCGCGCCGCTGCTTCGGCGCCTGGAGGCGCACCGCCTTTCCAATCCCGACGCCGCGCTCGAATTCGTGCTGCTCAGCGACTTCGCCGATGCATCACAGGAAAGTGTCTCGGTCGATGCCGATATCGTTCGCGCGCTGACCAGCGGGATCGAGGAACTCAACGCGCGCTTTGCCAATGCCAAGGGACGTGGGCCGTTCCATTTGCTGCATCGGCCACGACGGTTCAACGCGGCCCAGGGCTGC
Proteins encoded:
- a CDS encoding universal stress protein, giving the protein MSAVSAFPSFSQPRMSAKTSGVVACIDCTDRNAWIYPHALALASTLDVPVTLLQVLDRDASPDARPDPIECNLRRREAMRVLDRCAATIEPSSSQTTIELAEGPAAEEICRYVRECDEGMVVLGRRGRKEAGRDGVGGTVHKVLSQAPGPVLLVPVEAPVPGSAYRRIVVPLDGSRWAESVLPLAVRLAKAADAELLLVHVVPTPEMIQARPLETEDETLRENLIERNEQAARSYLDRTRSNLSAMGLRARAIVIRGGDVRDTLCALVDREAADLAVMSARGHGHQHVRDVPYGTVASYLMAHCSVPMLVLPSASRKAQMTSPAASQSVRLPTAIQV
- the istB gene encoding IS21-like element helper ATPase IstB, with protein sequence MPTGTMSTAPQVLLAHHLKQLKLPTVLREYDKVARECARDGVDHPRYLLRLIELELIDRERRTVERRIRAARFPAVKSFDTFDFAAIPSLNKPLVLELARCEYILRRENVIALGNSGTGKTHAALALGLAACQKGFTVAFTTAAALVNQLMEARDERRLLKLQRELAAVKLLIVDELGYVPLTATGAELLFEVFSQRYERGSTIVTSNLPFEDWTQVLGSERLTGALLDRLTHHVSILTMNGDSYRLKQSAGRRRSAARAEQYPASDTIDPDTGQITTT